The following are encoded in a window of Flavobacterium sp. WC2421 genomic DNA:
- a CDS encoding asparagine synthetase B, whose amino-acid sequence MISKKVLFILFFLLSFASKASFILLPMDENTQQNHLKAYGVTFWCLEKSYKASWLLNYRGGSFLLPDALEIRKECQIRGVSFEVLTDAEESRILDEIASPSQNMETVILEKAPRIAVYTPKGKQPWDDAVTLVLTYAEIPFTPIYDEEVLNDQLVLYDWLHLHHEDFTGQYGKFFGAYRNAPWYIEQKKEAEDLATKLGYAKVSQEKGAVAKKIRDFVIGGGFMFAMCSATDSFDIALAADGVDICEPMFDGDDSEANYQAKMNYDNSFAFKDFILERKPDKYEFSDIDMTEKRRVPMEKDYFTLMEFSAKWDPIPTMLCQNHTQLVKGFMGQTTSFDSDLIKSNVLKMGVCELNGEARYIHGEKGKGMFTFYGGHDPEDFQHRVGDSPTVLDLHMNSPGYRLILNNVLFPAARKKKQKT is encoded by the coding sequence ATGATTTCTAAAAAAGTTTTATTTATCCTATTTTTTCTACTTTCATTTGCTTCAAAAGCTTCCTTTATTTTGTTGCCAATGGACGAAAATACACAACAGAATCATCTAAAAGCGTATGGAGTCACTTTTTGGTGTTTAGAAAAAAGCTACAAAGCGAGTTGGTTACTTAATTACCGTGGCGGATCTTTTTTATTACCGGATGCGTTAGAGATACGTAAAGAATGTCAGATTCGAGGAGTAAGTTTTGAAGTATTAACTGATGCTGAGGAATCTAGAATACTAGATGAAATTGCGAGCCCATCTCAAAATATGGAAACCGTTATTCTTGAAAAAGCACCAAGAATTGCAGTTTATACTCCCAAAGGGAAGCAACCTTGGGATGATGCTGTCACACTTGTTTTGACGTATGCCGAAATTCCTTTTACTCCCATTTATGATGAAGAAGTTTTAAATGACCAATTAGTATTATATGATTGGTTGCATTTGCATCATGAAGATTTTACAGGCCAATATGGGAAATTTTTTGGAGCTTATAGAAATGCACCTTGGTATATTGAACAAAAAAAAGAAGCTGAAGATTTAGCAACCAAGTTAGGATATGCAAAAGTATCTCAAGAAAAAGGAGCTGTAGCCAAAAAAATTAGAGACTTTGTAATAGGTGGCGGATTCATGTTTGCCATGTGTTCCGCAACAGATAGTTTTGATATTGCTTTAGCAGCAGATGGAGTTGATATATGTGAGCCCATGTTTGACGGTGATGATAGTGAAGCCAATTATCAAGCTAAAATGAATTACGATAATTCTTTTGCATTTAAAGATTTTATATTAGAGAGAAAACCAGATAAATATGAGTTCTCCGATATTGATATGACGGAAAAAAGAAGAGTTCCTATGGAAAAGGATTATTTTACATTAATGGAGTTTTCCGCTAAATGGGACCCAATTCCCACAATGTTATGCCAAAATCATACACAGTTAGTAAAAGGATTTATGGGGCAAACAACCTCTTTTGATTCTGACCTTATAAAATCTAATGTTTTAAAAATGGGTGTTTGCGAACTGAATGGAGAAGCAAGGTATATTCATGGTGAAAAAGGAAAAGGAATGTTTACTTTTTATGGTGGTCATGATCCTGAAGATTTTCAACATCGAGTAGGTGATTCACCAACAGTTTTGGATTTACACATGAATTCTCCAGGGTATCGATTGATTTTGAATAATGTATTATTTCCCGCAGCAAGAAAGAAAAAACAAAAAACCTAG
- a CDS encoding endonuclease/exonuclease/phosphatase family protein, with protein sequence MKNIVLVFLLFFCSLLYSQTKLVSWNIENLGKSKSTSEIAFMAQTVQDYDIIAIQEVVAGYGGAQAVAQLVDVLNRKGAKWDYVISNPTSSSAYKTERYAYIWKTSKLKKIGRAWLEKQFALEIDREPYYCTFECDNKQFTVVNFHAITKSKQPEREIKHFKFIPEEYPNLNLIFAGDFNCPQSHSVFNPLKIMGYKSIFINQKTSLKKECKNSKCLASEFDNMYYKTSKINFINSGVLLFYKNFNSLKEARKISDHIPIWFQFTLN encoded by the coding sequence ATGAAAAATATCGTATTGGTATTCCTTCTTTTTTTTTGTTCTTTACTCTATTCACAAACCAAGCTAGTTTCCTGGAATATTGAAAATTTAGGGAAATCAAAATCCACTTCTGAAATTGCCTTTATGGCACAAACCGTTCAAGATTATGATATTATAGCCATTCAAGAAGTAGTCGCTGGCTATGGTGGAGCTCAAGCCGTTGCTCAATTAGTTGATGTTCTTAATCGCAAAGGGGCTAAATGGGATTATGTTATTAGTAACCCTACAAGTAGCAGTGCTTATAAAACAGAACGATACGCTTACATATGGAAAACTAGCAAACTAAAAAAAATCGGAAGAGCTTGGCTTGAGAAACAATTTGCACTAGAGATTGATAGAGAACCTTATTATTGCACATTTGAATGTGATAATAAGCAATTTACTGTAGTAAATTTTCATGCCATAACAAAAAGTAAACAACCAGAAAGAGAGATTAAACATTTTAAATTTATACCTGAAGAATATCCCAATTTAAATTTAATATTTGCAGGAGATTTTAATTGCCCACAATCTCATTCTGTTTTTAATCCTTTGAAAATAATGGGTTATAAAAGTATTTTTATCAATCAAAAAACATCGTTAAAAAAAGAATGTAAAAACAGCAAATGTCTTGCATCAGAGTTTGACAATATGTATTACAAAACATCCAAAATCAACTTTATAAATTCTGGAGTACTCCTTTTTTATAAAAATTTTAACTCATTAAAAGAAGCTAGAAAAATTTCAGATCACATTCCAATTTGGTTTCAATTCACTTTAAATTGA
- a CDS encoding response regulator, translated as MNRNIKLILVDDEVLFRKGISFLLDREENIKVIHEASNGMELLSFLEESKIHPDIIIMDLKMPLLNGVEATKVIHKEYPKIKIIALSSYRSKSFVANLMNVGAVSYLIKNTTPKELLMTIHEVNSKGFYYDDYVMKVIKDIALSNNFDNKELKSNYLTSREVEVLQLICEQKTTSEIAELLFISPRTVDGHRNNLLLKTESKNIAGLVFFAIQNKIVLLYD; from the coding sequence ATGAATAGAAATATTAAACTAATTTTAGTTGATGATGAAGTTTTATTCAGAAAAGGAATTTCTTTTTTATTGGATAGAGAAGAAAATATAAAAGTGATTCATGAAGCATCAAATGGAATGGAACTTTTGTCTTTTTTAGAGGAAAGCAAGATTCATCCCGATATCATTATAATGGATTTAAAAATGCCTTTATTAAATGGTGTTGAAGCCACTAAAGTAATTCATAAAGAATACCCAAAAATTAAAATAATTGCTTTATCTAGTTATCGATCTAAATCATTTGTTGCTAATCTAATGAATGTAGGAGCAGTTTCATATTTAATAAAAAATACAACACCTAAAGAATTATTGATGACCATTCATGAAGTTAACAGTAAAGGTTTTTATTATGATGACTATGTGATGAAAGTAATCAAAGACATTGCTTTAAGTAATAATTTTGATAATAAAGAATTAAAGTCTAATTATTTAACCAGTCGTGAAGTCGAAGTTTTGCAATTGATATGTGAACAAAAAACTACTTCAGAAATAGCCGAATTACTTTTTATTAGTCCAAGAACTGTTGATGGACATCGTAACAATTTATTGCTTAAAACAGAATCTAAAAATATAGCTGGTTTAGTTTTTTTTGCGATTCAAAATAAAATAGTTTTATTGTATGATTGA
- a CDS encoding glutaminase encodes MNYSKILQEIQQDLLEYPTTGNVTTTIPELAKVNPNKFGIHLTTIDGEDFGIGDSEEQFSIQSISKALTVALAFSFLDEKIWKRVGVEPSGTAFNSLIQLEYEKGIPRNPFINSGAIVIADMLVSCLKNPKDDFLSFIRMISGSPSINYNFAVAQSEKDTRFRNAALANFLKSFGNIDNDVDEVLDFYFHQCSIEMTCKELAHSFFFFANEGKTKDGKQILTKSQVKRLNALMQTCGFYDESGEFTYKVGLPGKSGIGGGIVALFPKVFVVATWSPKLNKKGNSELGMHALESLTTKTGMSVF; translated from the coding sequence ATGAATTATTCAAAAATACTACAAGAAATACAACAGGATTTACTTGAATATCCAACTACTGGAAATGTTACCACAACAATTCCAGAATTAGCGAAGGTGAATCCCAATAAATTTGGCATCCATCTCACAACAATTGATGGAGAAGATTTTGGTATTGGAGACAGTGAAGAGCAATTTTCTATTCAAAGTATATCAAAAGCACTGACTGTTGCATTAGCTTTTTCTTTTTTGGATGAAAAAATTTGGAAAAGAGTGGGTGTAGAACCATCAGGTACTGCTTTTAATTCGTTAATTCAATTAGAATATGAAAAAGGAATTCCAAGAAATCCATTTATAAATTCGGGAGCAATTGTAATAGCTGATATGTTGGTATCCTGTTTAAAAAATCCTAAAGATGACTTTTTGAGTTTTATTCGAATGATTTCTGGAAGTCCATCGATTAATTATAATTTTGCTGTAGCACAGTCCGAAAAGGATACCCGTTTTAGAAATGCAGCTTTGGCTAATTTTTTAAAATCATTTGGTAATATTGATAATGATGTTGATGAAGTTTTAGATTTTTATTTCCATCAATGCTCCATAGAGATGACTTGTAAAGAGCTGGCTCATTCTTTTTTCTTTTTTGCCAATGAAGGGAAAACAAAGGATGGAAAACAAATTTTGACAAAAAGCCAAGTAAAACGTCTGAATGCTTTAATGCAAACTTGTGGATTTTATGATGAGTCAGGTGAGTTTACCTATAAAGTGGGATTGCCTGGCAAGAGTGGAATAGGTGGAGGAATTGTAGCTTTATTTCCTAAGGTATTTGTAGTGGCTACTTGGTCACCAAAATTGAATAAAAAAGGAAATTCTGAATTAGGGATGCATGCATTAGAGTCTTTGACTACTAAAACAGGTATGTCTGTATTTTAA
- a CDS encoding response regulator transcription factor → MFKKILIAEDLDSISIAIVQALEELSISEIHHAKYCDDALLKIKKALHDDLPYDLLISDLSFKIDHRENILNSGDELIEAVKKIQPEIKTIVFSIEDKTYRIKSLFNDLGINAYISKGRNSIPELQKAIRSIYQNEEKIISSELSYALRDKSLIEIEAYDIYLLKFLSKGQTLDEIGIEFKAASISPNGSSSIEKRINKLKIYFKANNNVHLIAIAKDLGLV, encoded by the coding sequence ATGTTCAAAAAAATTTTAATTGCTGAAGATTTAGATAGTATCAGTATCGCCATTGTACAAGCTTTGGAAGAACTTTCGATTTCTGAAATTCACCATGCAAAATATTGTGATGATGCTTTATTGAAAATAAAAAAAGCATTACATGACGATCTCCCATACGATTTATTAATAAGTGATTTATCGTTTAAAATTGATCATAGAGAAAATATATTAAATTCTGGAGATGAACTTATAGAAGCCGTTAAGAAGATTCAGCCAGAAATTAAAACAATCGTGTTTTCAATTGAAGACAAAACATACCGCATAAAATCATTATTTAATGACTTGGGAATTAATGCGTATATATCAAAAGGACGAAACAGTATACCCGAACTCCAAAAAGCCATTCGTAGTATTTACCAAAATGAAGAAAAAATCATATCATCTGAATTATCATATGCTTTAAGAGATAAATCTTTAATAGAAATTGAGGCATATGATATTTATTTATTGAAATTTTTATCCAAAGGACAAACTCTCGATGAAATAGGTATTGAATTTAAAGCAGCTAGCATTTCCCCAAATGGTTCCAGCAGTATTGAGAAGAGAATCAATAAATTAAAAATATACTTCAAAGCCAATAACAATGTACACCTCATTGCCATTGCTAAAGATTTAGGCCTCGTATAA